A portion of the Ignavibacteriales bacterium genome contains these proteins:
- the bshA gene encoding N-acetyl-alpha-D-glucosaminyl L-malate synthase BshA yields the protein MNIGITCYPTYGGSGVVATELGKALAERGHAVHFISYALPMRLQGFMDNVFFHEVEMSNYPLFDFPLYTIALASKMVEVAQYQNLDLFHCHYAIPHATSAYLAKEMLKSDRIKVITTLHGTDITLVGLEPSFLPVMKFSIERSDGVTAVSRFLKEKTLTNYNIEKEIEVIPNFVDTRKYHRSPGEDVRRHFASPDEKILVHTSNFRPVKRVADVIRIFNEVLKKVPSRLVIIGDGPDRSQCELLSRELGIQDRVKFLGKQTDVIHLLSLADLFLMPSQSESFGLSALEAMACGVPVISSSVGGLPELQLHGQTGYIAEIGDIDRMAKYAIDLLSNPSKYQLFAKAARDRAVEFDASVIVTRYEQYYEKILSGGS from the coding sequence ATGAACATTGGAATTACGTGTTATCCGACCTACGGCGGAAGCGGCGTCGTCGCTACAGAACTCGGCAAGGCACTGGCTGAACGAGGACATGCCGTCCATTTCATCAGCTATGCGCTTCCCATGAGGCTCCAGGGTTTCATGGACAACGTTTTCTTCCACGAAGTCGAGATGTCTAACTACCCCCTCTTCGATTTCCCCTTGTACACAATAGCGTTGGCAAGCAAAATGGTGGAGGTGGCACAATATCAGAACCTTGATTTGTTCCATTGTCATTATGCTATTCCACACGCGACGAGCGCTTACCTGGCAAAGGAAATGCTCAAGTCAGACCGCATCAAGGTGATTACCACCCTTCACGGAACCGACATTACGCTTGTCGGCCTCGAACCGAGTTTCCTTCCGGTGATGAAATTCAGCATCGAACGCAGTGACGGTGTGACGGCCGTTTCCAGATTCCTCAAAGAGAAAACGCTTACCAATTACAACATCGAAAAAGAGATCGAAGTCATACCGAATTTTGTTGACACCAGAAAATATCACCGCTCTCCCGGGGAAGATGTCCGACGGCACTTTGCTTCGCCAGACGAGAAAATCCTCGTGCATACGTCGAATTTCCGCCCAGTGAAGCGCGTTGCCGACGTTATTCGGATCTTCAATGAAGTCCTGAAAAAGGTCCCTTCCAGGCTCGTCATCATAGGCGACGGTCCGGACCGCTCGCAGTGCGAGCTCCTTAGCAGGGAACTTGGCATTCAGGACCGTGTAAAATTTCTTGGAAAACAGACGGACGTCATCCATCTCCTTTCCCTTGCAGATCTCTTCCTGATGCCGAGTCAATCGGAAAGTTTCGGCCTTTCGGCCCTCGAGGCAATGGCGTGTGGTGTACCGGTCATTTCTTCCAGTGTCGGAGGTCTGCCCGAACTGCAGCTCCATGGCCAAACAGGATACATCGCCGAGATCGGAGATATCGACCGCATGGCGAAATATGCGATCGACCTTCTTTCCAACCCATCGAAATACCAGTTGTTCGCCAAAGCTGCTCGGGACAGGGCAGTGGAATTCGACGCATCCGTGATTGTGACGCGGTACGAGCAGTACTACGAGAAGATCCTCTCCGGGGGCAGTTGA
- a CDS encoding Rrf2 family transcriptional regulator — protein MLQLSKKVEYGLIALRHMAMKPLGNVVTTKELSKTYDLPYELLAKILQKLAKAGVVRSLQGVKGGYTLASRPEQLKVSAVIRIIEDAKPMVAECYTDGPESCYLFYNCTIRRPLGKLQRNLNVLFDRMTVQEII, from the coding sequence ATGCTCCAGCTCTCAAAAAAGGTAGAATACGGGTTGATAGCGCTTCGCCACATGGCTATGAAGCCACTAGGAAACGTTGTCACCACGAAAGAGCTCTCCAAGACGTACGACCTGCCCTATGAGCTCCTGGCAAAGATACTGCAGAAGCTCGCGAAGGCAGGAGTAGTTCGCTCACTGCAGGGCGTGAAAGGGGGCTACACCCTCGCAAGTCGTCCAGAGCAGCTTAAGGTTTCTGCGGTCATCAGGATTATTGAAGATGCGAAGCCCATGGTTGCTGAGTGTTATACCGATGGACCGGAAAGCTGCTACCTTTTCTATAATTGCACGATACGACGACCGCTCGGCAAGCTTCAGAGGAACCTTAATGTACTCTTCGACCGAATGACGGTTCAAGAAATTATCTAA
- the sufB gene encoding Fe-S cluster assembly protein SufB, whose product MTTETNSIEQLANQEYKWGFVTDIEADAAPKGLSEGTVRFISAKKQEPEWLLEWRLKAYRHWLTMTEPRWPNVRYNLIDYQDIVYYSAPKQKKQLNSLDEVDPELLRTYEKLGISLQEQERLSGVAVDAVFDSVSVATTFREKLMELGIIFCSFSEAVRNHPDLVRKYLGSVVPANDNFFAALNSAVFSDGSFCYIPKGVRCPMELSTYFRINAADTGQFERTLIVAEEDAYVSYLEGCTAPMRDNNQLHAAVVELVAVGENSRIKYSTVQNWYPGDKEGRGGIYNFVTKRGKCLGRNSKISWTQVETGSAITWKYPSVLLQGDNSVGEFYSVAVVNNYQQADTGTKMIHIGANTRSTIVSKGISAGRGQNSYRGLVEIKKGATNSRNFSQCDSLLLGDKCGAHTFPYIEVRNTTAKVEHEASTSKIGEDQIFYCKQRGLSTEDAVNLIVNGFCKEVFRELPMEFAVDAQKLLGVSLEGSVG is encoded by the coding sequence ATGACGACCGAAACGAACAGCATAGAACAACTGGCCAATCAGGAATACAAGTGGGGATTCGTCACCGACATCGAAGCCGATGCGGCGCCGAAAGGACTCAGTGAAGGAACCGTCCGGTTCATCTCGGCAAAGAAACAAGAGCCGGAATGGCTCCTCGAGTGGCGTCTCAAAGCATACCGTCACTGGTTGACCATGACCGAGCCACGTTGGCCGAACGTACGATACAACCTGATAGATTATCAGGATATTGTCTACTACTCCGCCCCGAAACAGAAGAAACAGCTCAATAGCCTCGATGAAGTTGATCCGGAATTGCTGCGCACGTACGAAAAGCTGGGTATTTCGCTCCAGGAACAAGAGCGCCTGAGCGGAGTTGCGGTGGATGCCGTGTTCGACAGCGTTTCCGTTGCAACGACGTTCAGAGAGAAGCTCATGGAGCTCGGGATCATCTTCTGTTCGTTTTCGGAAGCCGTGCGCAATCATCCAGACCTTGTCCGTAAGTACCTGGGTTCGGTGGTACCCGCGAATGACAATTTCTTCGCTGCCCTGAACTCGGCTGTGTTCAGCGATGGGTCGTTCTGCTACATTCCGAAGGGTGTACGCTGCCCGATGGAGCTTTCCACATATTTCCGGATCAACGCAGCGGATACGGGCCAATTCGAGCGAACGCTCATTGTTGCAGAAGAAGATGCGTACGTGAGCTATCTCGAAGGATGCACGGCGCCGATGCGGGACAACAACCAGCTGCACGCGGCTGTGGTGGAACTGGTCGCCGTGGGGGAGAATTCGCGGATCAAGTATTCGACAGTCCAGAATTGGTATCCCGGTGACAAAGAGGGACGGGGCGGGATCTATAATTTCGTGACGAAGCGCGGTAAATGCCTGGGGAGAAATTCGAAAATCTCCTGGACGCAGGTTGAAACCGGCTCTGCGATCACGTGGAAATACCCGAGCGTATTGCTGCAAGGGGACAATTCGGTGGGAGAGTTTTACTCGGTTGCCGTGGTGAACAACTATCAGCAGGCCGACACCGGTACGAAGATGATTCATATTGGTGCAAACACCCGGAGCACCATTGTTTCCAAGGGAATCTCGGCGGGCAGAGGCCAGAACTCGTATCGCGGTCTGGTGGAAATCAAAAAGGGTGCAACGAACTCCAGAAACTTCTCGCAGTGCGATTCGCTGTTGCTGGGAGACAAATGCGGAGCTCACACCTTTCCGTATATCGAGGTGAGAAACACGACTGCCAAGGTCGAGCATGAAGCGTCCACCTCGAAAATCGGCGAGGACCAGATATTCTATTGCAAGCAGCGCGGCTTGTCCACCGAGGACGCTGTAAATCTCATCGTCAACGGTTTCTGCAAAGAAGTATTCCGTGAACTCCCGATGGAGTTTGCGGTCGATGCGCAGAAGCTGCTTGGCGTGAGCCTCGAGGGCAGCGTCGGGTAA
- the sufC gene encoding Fe-S cluster assembly ATPase SufC produces the protein MMLEIKNLHASVNGNEILNGINLKVQPGEVHAIMGPNGSGKSTLAQVLAGRESYEVTQGEVLYEGKNLLDMSPEERAREGVFLAFQYPVEIPGVSNIYFLKAALNAVRKHRGLEDLDAVEFLQLVKKKTKLVEIDESLLNRPVNEGFSGGEKKRNEIFHMAVLEPKLAILDETDSGLDIDALRIVADGVNKLRRKDNAVIAVTHYQRLLNYIIPDFVHVLVDGRIVKSGGKDLALELEEKGYDWVKEEDRNSIHA, from the coding sequence ATGATGTTAGAAATCAAGAATCTCCACGCAAGCGTCAACGGAAACGAAATCCTGAACGGGATTAACCTGAAAGTCCAGCCCGGAGAAGTGCATGCGATCATGGGTCCAAACGGTTCAGGAAAGAGCACGCTCGCTCAGGTCCTGGCCGGCAGGGAAAGCTATGAAGTGACGCAGGGGGAAGTTTTGTATGAGGGGAAGAATCTGCTGGACATGTCCCCCGAAGAGAGGGCGAGGGAAGGGGTGTTTCTCGCGTTCCAGTATCCGGTGGAAATACCCGGCGTGAGTAATATTTACTTTCTCAAGGCCGCGCTTAACGCAGTTCGGAAGCATCGGGGATTGGAAGACCTGGACGCAGTCGAATTTCTGCAGCTCGTGAAAAAGAAGACAAAGCTTGTTGAAATCGATGAGAGTCTTCTGAATCGTCCCGTGAATGAAGGATTCTCGGGCGGGGAGAAGAAAAGGAATGAAATCTTCCATATGGCAGTGCTGGAACCTAAGCTGGCCATATTGGATGAAACCGACTCGGGTTTGGATATCGATGCCCTGCGAATCGTCGCCGATGGTGTCAACAAGCTTCGCCGGAAAGACAACGCGGTCATCGCGGTGACTCACTATCAGCGGTTGCTCAACTACATCATTCCCGACTTCGTTCATGTCCTTGTGGATGGCAGGATCGTAAAATCAGGCGGGAAAGATCTCGCCCTCGAGCTCGAGGAAAAGGGATATGATTGGGTAAAAGAAGAAGATCGAAACTCTATTCACGCCTAA
- the sufD gene encoding Fe-S cluster assembly protein SufD: protein MNASHQAVDWYQSRFEAFERTLNGASKTELHSLRCEAIGKFSDGGFPTTRHEEWKFTNVSPIAKIDFEPVLRYDSRGILPSRLQPFSFGTHHQLVFVDGQYSSELSTKGALPKGVYCGSIAAAVREGEARLQQFLGTQVKVDETPFVSLNTAFLNDGAFIFIPDGVVLEESIHLLFVASGVIDALVSPRNLIVLGKKSQASVVESYVAIADTRYFTNAVSEIIAGDDAIFEHDKLQNESLAAYHVAMIHARLGAKTTFTSNSIALGGSIVRNNVTAILDAEGSECTLNGLSLGTATQLIDNHTTIDHAKPHCASHELYKSILDGKSRGVFNGKIFVRPQAQKTDAKQTNKTLLLSDEAVVDTKPQLEIFADDVKCTHGATVGQLDAEQVFYLRSRGIDVVSARDMLTFAFAGDVVNRVHVEPLRTQLGELIRGRLDQGRKS, encoded by the coding sequence ATGAACGCATCACATCAGGCAGTCGATTGGTACCAGTCCCGCTTCGAGGCATTTGAGCGAACGCTCAACGGAGCTTCGAAGACGGAACTTCATTCCCTTCGGTGCGAAGCCATCGGGAAATTCAGCGACGGCGGTTTCCCAACGACGCGCCACGAAGAATGGAAGTTCACGAACGTTTCTCCGATCGCGAAGATCGATTTCGAGCCCGTTCTCCGGTATGACAGCCGGGGAATTCTCCCGTCCAGGCTTCAACCATTCTCATTCGGCACGCATCACCAGCTTGTATTTGTCGACGGACAGTATTCATCCGAACTTTCGACGAAGGGAGCGCTTCCCAAGGGAGTCTATTGCGGCTCCATCGCTGCGGCAGTCAGGGAAGGGGAGGCGCGTCTGCAGCAGTTCCTTGGCACTCAGGTAAAGGTGGATGAAACTCCGTTCGTTTCGCTCAATACCGCGTTTCTGAACGACGGGGCGTTCATCTTCATACCGGACGGCGTGGTACTGGAAGAATCGATCCATCTTCTTTTCGTCGCCTCAGGAGTCATTGATGCTCTTGTTTCGCCCCGGAACCTGATTGTCCTCGGCAAGAAGAGCCAGGCCTCAGTCGTTGAAAGCTACGTTGCGATTGCAGATACACGGTACTTCACAAACGCCGTCTCGGAGATTATTGCCGGAGATGACGCCATCTTTGAGCATGACAAATTGCAGAATGAAAGCCTCGCCGCTTACCACGTGGCGATGATCCACGCTCGACTGGGGGCTAAGACAACATTCACGTCGAATTCCATTGCCCTCGGTGGCTCGATTGTCCGGAATAATGTCACTGCAATTCTGGACGCCGAGGGAAGCGAATGCACGTTGAACGGCCTCTCGTTGGGTACTGCGACGCAACTGATCGATAACCACACCACGATCGATCACGCGAAACCGCATTGTGCGAGCCATGAGTTGTATAAATCCATTCTCGACGGGAAATCGCGCGGCGTCTTCAACGGAAAGATCTTCGTCCGGCCGCAGGCTCAGAAGACCGACGCGAAACAGACCAACAAGACACTGCTTCTTTCTGACGAAGCGGTAGTTGATACGAAGCCGCAACTGGAAATATTCGCCGACGACGTGAAGTGTACTCATGGTGCCACTGTTGGGCAGCTTGACGCAGAACAGGTGTTCTATTTGCGGTCGAGGGGAATCGATGTAGTGTCGGCGCGTGATATGCTCACGTTCGCGTTTGCGGGCGATGTCGTGAATCGGGTGCATGTTGAACCACTAAGGACGCAACTCGGTGAGTTGATCCGCGGCCGACTCGACCAGGGAAGGAAGTCGTGA
- a CDS encoding cysteine desulfurase, translating into MTMQAQRGSTQPANTVTGFDTEHIRTLFPILRESVHGKRLVYLDNAATTQKPDSVIASLVEYYRHLNSNIHRGVHALSEKATEVYEGVREKTRGFINASSTKEIIFLRGTTEGINLVASAYGGSHVGKGDEVLITGLEHHSNIVPWQMLCNRVGAALKVAPIDDKGEVIMSEYERLIGPRTKLVAIAHVSNALGTVNPVKRMVSIAHRHNIPVLVDGAQAVPHFRVDIQDLDCDFYAFSAHKMFGPTGVGVLYGKQALLEAMSPYQGGGDMIRSVTFEKTLFNDLPHKFEAGTPNIADTIAFGAALDFLNSLDWKAMYRYEHELLDYATRVLGAIPGLRIVGTASEKAGVVSFVMDEVHPHDIGTILDQEGIAVRTGHHCAQPVMLRFGIPATVRASFALYNTRSEIDDLVRGIYRVKEVFH; encoded by the coding sequence ATGACAATGCAAGCTCAGCGCGGCAGTACGCAGCCAGCGAATACGGTAACTGGATTTGACACGGAACATATACGCACGTTGTTTCCGATTCTTCGTGAAAGTGTTCACGGAAAGAGGCTGGTGTATCTCGACAATGCTGCAACGACACAAAAGCCGGATTCGGTCATTGCCTCGTTGGTAGAGTACTATCGTCACTTGAACTCGAATATTCATCGCGGAGTTCACGCACTGAGCGAAAAGGCGACAGAAGTGTATGAAGGGGTACGTGAAAAGACCAGGGGTTTCATCAACGCTTCTTCGACGAAAGAAATCATCTTCTTGCGGGGGACGACAGAGGGGATCAACCTTGTCGCAAGCGCCTACGGAGGATCGCATGTAGGCAAGGGAGATGAAGTTCTCATCACCGGGCTGGAGCACCACTCCAATATTGTCCCATGGCAAATGCTCTGCAACCGCGTAGGAGCTGCGTTGAAAGTCGCGCCGATTGATGACAAAGGGGAAGTCATCATGAGCGAATACGAACGGCTGATCGGTCCCAGGACAAAACTCGTTGCGATTGCCCACGTGTCGAACGCTCTTGGGACTGTCAATCCGGTGAAGCGCATGGTGAGCATCGCTCATCGACATAACATTCCTGTGCTTGTTGATGGGGCCCAGGCTGTTCCGCATTTCCGTGTTGATATTCAGGATCTCGATTGTGATTTCTATGCTTTCTCCGCTCACAAGATGTTCGGTCCTACGGGTGTAGGGGTCCTGTACGGGAAGCAGGCCCTTCTCGAAGCCATGTCGCCGTATCAAGGAGGTGGCGACATGATTCGGTCTGTGACCTTTGAGAAAACGTTGTTCAATGATCTGCCGCACAAATTTGAGGCAGGAACACCGAACATCGCTGATACGATAGCATTCGGTGCTGCCCTTGATTTCTTGAATAGCCTCGATTGGAAGGCTATGTACCGCTATGAACATGAATTGCTCGACTACGCAACAAGAGTACTAGGAGCGATCCCCGGCCTGCGGATAGTCGGGACGGCAAGTGAGAAAGCCGGGGTTGTCTCCTTCGTCATGGATGAGGTGCACCCTCATGACATCGGCACGATACTCGATCAGGAAGGGATAGCTGTTCGAACAGGCCACCATTGTGCCCAGCCAGTGATGCTTCGATTCGGAATCCCCGCAACAGTGAGGGCTTCTTTCGCCCTTTACAACACAAGATCTGAAATTGACGATCTTGTCCGCGGAATTTATAGGGTGAAAGAGGTGTTTCACTAA
- a CDS encoding SUF system NifU family Fe-S cluster assembly protein, whose product MSELRSLYQEIILEHNKKPRNFGKLADATRTLEGYNPLCGDHYTLHLKLDGETIVDIAFEGAGCAISKASASVMTTLVKGKTKAEAQEMFETFHKLVTGELTEISFEALGKLAAFAGVSEFPARVKCASLAWHTMNSALESKSEAVSTE is encoded by the coding sequence ATGTCAGAGCTGCGGTCCTTGTATCAGGAAATCATACTCGAGCACAACAAGAAACCCCGCAATTTTGGAAAACTTGCTGATGCCACCCGGACACTTGAAGGATATAATCCGCTTTGCGGCGATCACTACACCCTCCACCTGAAGCTGGATGGTGAGACGATTGTCGATATCGCCTTTGAGGGGGCCGGATGTGCTATTTCGAAAGCTTCTGCTTCTGTCATGACAACGCTCGTGAAGGGTAAAACGAAGGCGGAAGCGCAGGAGATGTTTGAAACATTCCACAAACTGGTGACTGGCGAACTCACCGAAATCAGCTTTGAGGCGCTTGGAAAGCTTGCAGCATTCGCAGGCGTGAGCGAATTCCCAGCTCGCGTGAAATGTGCGAGCCTTGCGTGGCACACGATGAACAGTGCGCTTGAATCCAAGAGCGAAGCGGTGTCCACGGAATAG
- a CDS encoding iron-sulfur cluster assembly accessory protein has protein sequence MAEIFAEVQAVPAEIVTITPRAAEEIRRIKLEAKIPDVHALRLGVKGGGCSGMTYVLAFDETPKERDTVYELEGLKVCIDPKSQFYLSGTILEFSDGLNGRGFVFNNPNAAKTCGCGHSFGV, from the coding sequence ATGGCAGAAATCTTCGCAGAAGTGCAGGCAGTTCCAGCCGAGATTGTAACAATAACGCCGCGCGCGGCTGAAGAAATAAGAAGAATCAAGCTCGAAGCCAAGATACCAGACGTGCATGCCTTGCGGCTCGGCGTCAAAGGGGGTGGTTGTTCGGGTATGACGTACGTCCTGGCCTTCGATGAGACACCGAAAGAGCGCGACACGGTGTACGAACTTGAAGGATTGAAAGTCTGCATCGATCCGAAAAGCCAGTTCTACCTCTCCGGGACCATACTCGAATTCTCTGACGGTTTGAACGGACGCGGCTTTGTCTTCAACAATCCGAATGCCGCAAAGACCTGTGGCTGCGGTCACTCATTTGGTGTCTGA
- a CDS encoding iron-sulfur cluster assembly protein, with protein MEENLASQGEPQQAPVFEPAEVQVGSRVVTAQTSLEAMMWDALKQCYDPEIPVNIVDLGLVYDLKIDDEIPGEANVFVTMTLTAPGCGMGPMIAADVKRRAQTVQGVSNVRVELVFTPTWNPAMMSEAARLMLNFG; from the coding sequence ATGGAAGAAAACCTAGCATCGCAGGGAGAACCGCAGCAGGCGCCGGTCTTCGAACCCGCAGAGGTCCAGGTCGGAAGCCGCGTTGTCACCGCTCAGACGAGCCTTGAGGCAATGATGTGGGATGCTCTGAAACAATGCTATGACCCTGAGATCCCGGTGAACATTGTGGACCTCGGACTTGTGTATGACCTGAAGATTGACGATGAAATTCCGGGTGAGGCAAACGTCTTTGTCACCATGACGCTTACAGCGCCCGGCTGCGGCATGGGCCCGATGATTGCGGCGGATGTCAAGCGCAGGGCGCAGACGGTACAAGGGGTCAGCAACGTGCGCGTCGAGCTGGTATTTACACCAACCTGGAACCCGGCTATGATGTCGGAAGCAGCCAGGCTCATGTTGAATTTTGGCTGA
- a CDS encoding superoxide dismutase encodes MAYEWKFNPRPYSDEEAKTLLAGVVSAETTDWHYNTHHKGYVTALNNIEKALEGADRAAANGNYSVIGELKRRFTWNHSGALLHDLYWEVLGGDGDPNKGPEVKAAIEKEFGSFDAWKADFKAGTISAKLSGWGLLVFDRLYSGRLLNVTVDEHQYGAIWGAVPLISCDVFEHAYYHKDGPARAKYIDNFFSNLHWGRINDRYKTLVAGK; translated from the coding sequence ATGGCGTATGAATGGAAGTTCAATCCCCGTCCATATTCGGACGAAGAAGCGAAAACGCTGCTCGCAGGAGTGGTCAGCGCCGAGACTACCGACTGGCATTATAACACCCATCACAAAGGGTACGTCACCGCCCTGAACAACATCGAGAAGGCGCTCGAAGGGGCCGATAGGGCCGCAGCAAACGGAAACTACAGTGTTATCGGCGAGTTGAAGCGAAGGTTCACATGGAATCACTCCGGCGCTCTGCTGCATGACCTCTACTGGGAAGTGCTTGGAGGAGATGGCGATCCGAACAAAGGACCGGAAGTGAAGGCGGCGATTGAAAAAGAATTTGGCTCGTTTGACGCGTGGAAAGCTGATTTCAAAGCTGGAACGATTTCGGCCAAATTGAGCGGTTGGGGCTTGCTGGTATTCGACCGGCTGTACTCAGGTCGATTGTTGAACGTGACTGTCGATGAGCACCAGTATGGCGCCATCTGGGGCGCAGTGCCGCTCATCTCGTGCGACGTCTTCGAGCATGCTTATTACCACAAAGACGGTCCGGCGCGTGCGAAGTACATCGATAACTTCTTCAGCAATCTTCATTGGGGAAGAATCAATGATCGGTACAAGACGCTGGTTGCTGGAAAGTAG
- a CDS encoding M28 family peptidase translates to MKRNSTILAAIALCFPAALCLSQSRLEENLASRVSTARLLQQVRELVSIGSRCGGTASGEKAAAYAVRKFKEAGFKPVVQKDPPRLAFSAKGWSLKVEEPETLMRLIEHEWVGAYSPSVRDTTSELVYTRDPEKLSRGETKGKAVLIDNAVSRRLYNSLVENGATCLLVASPELEGAYSDWAMISDLPASSKNAIPLFNLSTNNARALRKALADSESVLIRYSTLTSVDSARPKTVIATLEGESDRYYLVCAHGDSDSGGPGADDNASGVSGVLETARVLREMVSSHRLPKPKYSIRFIVWGSEIFSAEHYIQLNRDSLRNIEAVLNFDQIGTGAKRNCLYFESNDVKHNEILLRTLERVGEAYAGKKGFWAESTTNPSQGGTDSYVFFPGSLRRLKVPDVKIPAVTIFTAAWNELKPLPQTPGWNSKAWKGPRDTVYVDYSAYYHSSLDVPERTTEREPFNMTGAVRALSIALARLAW, encoded by the coding sequence TTGAAACGAAACAGTACTATCCTTGCCGCGATCGCTCTATGTTTCCCCGCTGCACTTTGTCTGTCGCAGAGTCGGCTGGAGGAGAATCTGGCTTCTCGCGTTTCCACAGCCAGACTGCTCCAGCAGGTGAGGGAGCTTGTCTCCATCGGTTCGCGCTGCGGCGGGACTGCGTCAGGCGAGAAGGCCGCAGCCTATGCCGTTAGAAAATTCAAGGAAGCCGGCTTCAAACCCGTGGTCCAGAAAGACCCTCCTCGGCTTGCCTTCAGTGCGAAGGGATGGAGCCTGAAAGTTGAGGAGCCGGAGACTCTGATGCGATTGATCGAGCACGAATGGGTGGGGGCGTATTCACCATCAGTTCGGGACACAACGTCTGAGCTCGTTTATACCCGGGACCCGGAGAAATTGTCGCGGGGAGAAACAAAGGGAAAAGCCGTGCTCATCGATAACGCCGTTTCTCGTCGGCTCTACAATTCCCTGGTGGAGAACGGAGCGACCTGTCTCTTGGTGGCATCTCCTGAACTTGAAGGCGCATATTCCGATTGGGCGATGATTTCAGACCTTCCGGCATCTTCAAAGAACGCCATCCCCTTGTTCAACCTCTCCACAAACAATGCCAGAGCCCTTCGAAAGGCGCTGGCAGACAGTGAGTCGGTGCTGATCAGGTATTCAACACTGACATCAGTCGATTCAGCGCGACCGAAAACTGTCATCGCAACACTGGAAGGGGAGAGCGACAGATACTATCTCGTCTGCGCGCACGGTGATTCCGACTCCGGAGGACCTGGCGCTGACGACAACGCTTCAGGTGTTTCGGGAGTCCTGGAAACGGCACGAGTGCTCCGCGAAATGGTCTCATCCCACAGACTGCCAAAACCGAAATACTCGATCCGATTCATTGTCTGGGGCAGCGAGATCTTCTCGGCGGAGCATTACATTCAACTGAACAGGGACAGCCTCCGGAACATCGAAGCCGTTTTGAACTTTGATCAAATTGGGACCGGGGCCAAGCGCAACTGCCTGTACTTTGAATCCAACGACGTGAAGCACAACGAGATTCTGTTAAGAACACTGGAGCGGGTAGGAGAGGCGTATGCGGGTAAAAAGGGTTTCTGGGCGGAATCGACGACAAACCCCTCCCAGGGAGGAACAGACTCCTACGTATTCTTTCCCGGAAGTCTCCGGCGGCTGAAAGTACCCGATGTAAAGATCCCGGCAGTCACGATTTTTACTGCAGCTTGGAATGAATTGAAGCCGCTCCCTCAAACACCCGGATGGAATTCGAAAGCCTGGAAGGGTCCGCGGGATACGGTCTATGTTGACTACTCGGCATACTATCACTCATCCCTTGATGTCCCCGAACGAACAACCGAGCGCGAGCCTTTCAATATGACGGGTGCTGTCAGAGCATTGAGCATCGCCCTTGCTCGTCTCGCCTGGTGA
- the folP gene encoding dihydropteroate synthase, with protein sequence MGILNVTPDSFSDGGSYFDTELAVARGLELVQQGADFLDIGGESTRPGSDPVTEAEEIRRVVPVIERLSKGVGIPLSVDTYKSNVARAALRAGASVVNDISGMTYDPAMIDVICEYGAAVVLMHVLGTPKTMQVNPTYDYVVHDVYSFLEKQAWLAHGRGVRQIIVDPGLGFGKGLEDNYVLMRRLGEFNRLGYPLLVGPSRKSFIGKLLDLPVDQRLEGTAAAVTACILRGAHIVRVHDVREMKRVAVVADALKETGHRQ encoded by the coding sequence ATGGGTATCCTCAATGTTACGCCCGACTCATTCTCAGACGGGGGCAGCTACTTCGACACGGAACTTGCCGTTGCCAGGGGGCTCGAACTCGTGCAGCAGGGGGCGGATTTCCTGGACATCGGGGGCGAATCGACACGTCCGGGCTCGGACCCGGTGACTGAGGCGGAGGAGATCAGGCGTGTGGTGCCTGTCATCGAACGCCTAAGCAAAGGTGTTGGGATCCCGCTTTCTGTCGATACATACAAATCGAATGTTGCCCGGGCGGCGCTTCGCGCTGGTGCGAGTGTCGTCAACGATATCAGCGGAATGACGTACGACCCGGCGATGATTGACGTGATTTGTGAGTATGGGGCTGCTGTCGTGCTGATGCATGTTCTTGGTACACCGAAAACGATGCAGGTGAACCCCACGTACGATTATGTCGTCCATGATGTCTACAGCTTTCTCGAGAAGCAGGCCTGGCTGGCGCACGGGCGCGGAGTTCGACAGATCATTGTTGACCCGGGACTCGGTTTCGGCAAAGGATTGGAAGACAATTACGTTTTGATGAGACGGCTCGGTGAATTCAATCGCCTTGGTTATCCTCTGCTTGTTGGTCCTTCAAGGAAGTCATTCATTGGCAAGCTTCTGGACCTGCCCGTGGACCAGAGACTCGAGGGGACTGCCGCAGCTGTCACGGCTTGCATCCTGCGCGGTGCGCACATCGTGCGTGTCCACGACGTACGGGAAATGAAACGCGTTGCCGTCGTCGCCGACGCTCTCAAGGAGACTGGACACCGACAATGA